Within Primulina tabacum isolate GXHZ01 chromosome 5, ASM2559414v2, whole genome shotgun sequence, the genomic segment TCTCAGAAAGGAGAGCATGAGTAAAGAATACTGGAAATATGTTGCCGAAAACTTGAACTCGGTCTTGAAGACTGCCGATGATCTAATCTTAGAGATATTATCTTTAAGTTATGATTACTTGCCCCATCATTTGAACCTAAGAAAAATATGACACATGTTAAAAAGAAGTATCGTGTAAGAATTGGCGAAGGCCATTGCCTACATATTTTGACGAAACTTGCGTACGCAAcctcaactttagaaaattgagaTGCGTACACGTTTCTTCTTTTGATATTCAGACTCCAATTTTTctcgttgatggtatgagatgcctataaatagagacgATTGAAGTCCCTAAGtacacacacctcataagaaatatACACCATCTATTGAGAGGGTGGAGTGCTTAGAAGACATCAACCGAGAAGAAAATCagagaaatcaaaattttcaatggccggaggtaacactcgatttaagcttccgcatattgatttttcatgttcatgtatacgtaaaaacatgattttgagaaaaatctataacatttggtatcagagccgtgatACCTCTGCCTTGAAAATTCGTttcgttttctgaaaatatgatATCGTAAAGATTTCTTTCTTAAGTTTTTGCATAAAAACAAGAAAATTGAAGATCAGATAAAACAATATTAAGAAACTTACCTTAGAATTGTGTTCTAGATCGGAGTTTGATTTTCTTCCTTGAATCTTGAAAAATGAAATGAGAACTTTTGAGAGGAAAAAAATCCGAGAGGAGAAGTTGCAGAAGAATGGCTTGATGAagatgaattaaaaaaaaaatgtaagcGTCGGCAATTGCAATCACAAGTTGAACAAAATAAATTGCATTCAATTGCTGCAATGTAATAATTGAATGGAAGGACATCCACATGCAATTTTCAATTGTCAATCTCTTGTCGGTagttactatttttttttaaaaaaaattaattaatgcaggACCCACGGTAATAATTtagatcttttattattattattgttttttgaataaaataataataataataataataataataataaattttgtggGACCCAtaccatttaaaaaaattgatgtacatttattattattatttttaaaataaaaataataaataaataaataatgtatttaatgTGTCATTTagttatatgtataattcggtatacatatagcatttggttaaataatttgtacacaATAAAATATTCCAAGTTCGACGTAATTTCTAATAaatgtttagaaattatttttgcatgttaaatataatatcaaatattatggataagtgtttgatgtgtacatgcaaatttaatattatgtttgcatttattttttgaaatttaaaatgcaaataatattgaaaaataattggTACACCAATATTCAtattatgttcatattaaattatattaagtttttttataatttgaaatgaaaatatcaagTAAGATatgaatataataaaatatttcagatattcacaaatgaacaaataatcctcactttatcactactctgattgaagggaaaaactgatggggaatgtatttgttcatattaagtaaaaatgtgaatataaagttatttaatgaaatttttttggcttataaagattcacataaatgtgaataattaaagtgaataataattataaggtgacATGAGAAAACATGATCTGGGGAGTTCTTCATAGATCGGTTTAAACTGCCTTGACTAGCCACTGGTCTCCCTGAGGAACGTTGCTCTGACTAggagttaggtatttaaagggccttagcactacctatctttccttggagcactcttggaaaatgttaattatgttactaaataattattatataaagtatTAAAGTAAAGTCAAAATTTTGTCCAGTgaaccgtataattttaaataattgaggaatagccacaacatccttaattatgaaaaattgtgcATTAAGTGGATTTGGACAACCAAATTGTTAATACATCTTAAAGCTTGAAGGAATTTCTGTACTTGCTCTCGGTCCTTGGCTCCTgaaaatgaaggaaatgaagacaattcatatatatatcttgcatggtgaagacacatgtttcattctttattctgcacgtcacaccgcgggtgcgctcacattgcaccgcgggtgcgccgaGCATACTGTAACacttccaaaatttcagaagaacgaccgcgggtgcgctggcttttggaccgcgggtgcgtttcCCTCTCTGTCCCAACACCGCAGGTGTGGTCActtttatggcgcgggtgcggtgtctctaCTGTACCCCCCAaaactcaaattgcaacgtcgcctctccatgtctgttcttccattcccttattcataacatgagataactcaaaagtatcaaactaagatctcgggcattacaaatagGCCCTTCGATACATTTTTCATTGAACAATCAAATAACCAACGACGACTAATTATTGATCCTATTACTAGGGAAGGAGATGAGAATAATGATTCCGAgagtgatgatgatgatgatgatgatctAACTGATAGTATTGATTCATCTGATGAAGCTTCTCCAGGTACTGGTTCAGATGATAAAAATTGGGAGAATTACAATGTTTCGGAGCATGATAGTGATTCAGAGGACGACAATGTTTCGGAACATGATAGTGATAAAAATTGGGAGAAAGACAATGTTTCGGAGCATGATGATGCAAGTAGCGAGAGCTTTCATTCTTCCTGAGGACGACAATGAATATCCTTCCGATATTATTCAAGAAATGTCACTTATCCGATCTTTTCTATATCATTACGACGATGATATTGTTTATGATGTTGACGATGAGCATGCAAGTGATACTACATCAATCCTTAGATTATTCTCAGGATTGCTCAAGGTATTGTACGTCTGTAGGCTAGATACCGATGAGTTTCCAGTACAAGTTCTAGAGCTAGTTAACTTGAGATACCTTGAGCTCGGGTATGTTAATCAAGTCCCTCCCTCGTTATGTAGACTATGGAATCTGCAGACCTTAATAATTAAGTCACAATTCGAAATATATCTACTGCTCGAAGTCTGGGAGATGCCACAGTTAAGACATCTCCAGATTAACTACTGTTTTCTTCCAGAAGTTCTTAATTTTCAAGTTAGTGAGACAGACACGTGGGGTTTTAAAGGCCTTCAAACACTCTCAAATGTAACAAATTTCAGGTGCACAGAGGAGGTCTTTACAAGAATCTTGCATCTCAAAAAGCTAAAAATTAGTTTTACGCGTAAATATTTTCCTGATTGGTCATTTCACTGTCTAAACAATCTTGCCCAACTGCGTGAACTTGAATCTTTATGCTGCAAGTTCTAGGCCAAGCCAAACGAAACTCTTGTGCGAAACATCAGCTTCCCGTCTTCGTTAAAAGAGTTGGTATTAAGGGGCTGCAGGATCCCTTGGGAAAAGATGACCATTATTGGTATGTTGCCCAATCTTGAAGTTCTCAAGCTGAAGGATAGAGCCTTTGTAGCTAGGATCGTTATGGGAGTCGAATGACGACGAATTCAGCAAACTTAAGAGCCTATCAATCGAAGTTTCGAGGGATCTAAAGGAGTGGCGAGCCGAGGATTACCATTTTCCACTTCTCCGCCACCTTTTGCTTCGACAATGCATTGCTCTAGAGGCAATCCCATGCGGAATAGGAGAAGTTTCGACACTTGAAATAATCGAGTTGCACGGATGTATGTCTAGTGTCGTGTCTTCCGTGAAGGACATGCTTGGGGAAGACAGTGAAATTATACTCAAAGTTTCTAACATGCAAAAGCCAAAGGTCTATCAATGAATTGAGATTCTGtgttagctttccccggattgTTATACTTTCACAATTGATTCAAAAGTGCaatattgttatatatatttatttttttatattattttaagaaaactcCCCCTTTTTTTATGACGTCAAAATCTACAATTGATATCCTTCGATGTATATTGAATAAATTTCCTAACTAACGCAATAACATACAAACCACGTTAGTTAGGAAAACTACACTGAGAAAACTCCGTGTGACAATATTGTTTGAAAAAATGTTGTTAAAAAATCGAACTCTTGATCACTAATCAATTACTCATATACTCCACAAACTTCAATACTCTTCGGGAAAACGAAACATCCCTATTATTTGTATGTTGAACcagaattttatataaaataaaatagatataTTTTCTGTTTATTTGTAGTTATTACGTTAAATACATATTTTGTCTTTAGATTCCCAATAATCTACAATTaaactaaaattttgtggaattTTCATAAATGGTCTCTAGGAAACTACCATAATCAATTTTGGTCTTAAATGAGTTTAATTGATCAAATTAGCCTATTAATTAtgttaaattccaaaaatatcTTTTATTAATTTATCTCTTTTTTTTATATTCTTTATGTACTTTTTCTCTTGCTGCATATACAAATTCATAATCACAAATTATATTCTACTAATTACCCAATGATATTTTATGGAAAAATAAGAAGACCTTTTCAAATAAAATCACAAAaaaacaacagtgccagataacaacggatatcaacaatggctaacaagaacgatatgACTCAACATAAATGTCATAACAGTATGCCctatgctaaatgccaataatatgtcacagTAATAAACTATATCACAACAAAGACATTTAACAATTTACAATAGTCAACAAATCATAGACGTGCAtacagaatgacaattaaaacataatttatgttttatcgCCGTATGTTGtcgagctgtaacatacctataccagCTTGACAAATCCAATATCGACTTTATTTCAAAATCTTCGGCCcacacaaaaacaacaataaaCCGATCATGAAAACTATATTCTATTCTAATGTCCGATTTGACACTAaagagcataaaattcatatctcgctaaatattaactcaaatcaatatccgccAATTGGAAATAAAAGATACTCGAATATCTAACTTTTTCCAGTTGAAACCATATTCAAATTCTCAATCATTTGAACTCAACATTACATTGAACCCAAGATATCAAATCTGCTCTCGGGTAAAATTCCCGCCACTGAGCAGTTCCAGAAAAACGATTATAACTTGCACAATTCTTACTGTAATTGAACGATTCAAGTCTCAATTTGAAGACAAGACATAGCTCTACAACTTTCATTTTAACCAAAAATCCAGAATCCAAATGCACGAAGGTCAAAATCCCAAATTACAGTAGGTATTGTACAAAGCTCAATTCCAGAATTCGattttgacacattttggtagaaaaatcatattgAAATTGTCTTTTTATTGAAATTCGATGATTCCAGCGGCTCTAGAAATCTAATTGAACCACAAGTCAAAATTCTTAGCGCACAATACACAAAACCCCGAAATTCAGAAGCACAAAAACTGGAACTCACCAAAACTACTGCAGAGAAACAAGGCTCACCAAATAGAGTTTCGATTTGCTTGCTTCCTTGCTCAAAATTTGCTTTTTATGGCTTGAATCGAAGCCTAGGATGTTAGGAAGACAACCCTTCAAGAATTTTTGAGTTTCGACTTAGGACGGAGGAGATATCGAGACTTTGCCGCAGCTGCTCCAAGGGTGAGGGGAAATGGGGTTGGCTTCCTTCTTTCTTCTTTCCCCCTTTTCCTTCCTCTTTCTATAAAtggggtgtgtgtgtgttgtatgtataaatataataatttgtcACCAAAAATAGTAACTCAAGCTCATTTATCCCGGTTTTGCATTTATTTTACTCTCGTGTATTATTTAAattctatatgtattttatatcgttaaattctccgatattctaaaatacatatttttaacacacttcttaaatttatttggcataaataattattttaatttacaacgcaataataattataattatgtcAAATTaccatataattaattacagggcCTTATAAACTGGGTCAGTGGAAGCTCCGACCATGCATGTATCCAAATATGAGAATTAACTGCTTCTAAAAAGATGATATATGGAAGATAAAATCATGAGTATACCTTTGTCTTATTAGAATACATTCTTGGACAACTGGAGATGACAATGTACATTGATTAGTCAAATGATCTTCTGAAATGTCGGGCTGCTATGTGTACATATTGACTTATTTTTCCAGCATAACAACCAGAGATTACAATGCAACTTGAGTTTACTTATGCACTCTGATTTAAGTCTTGGAAACAGCTTGATATTGATTGAGAGATGCAACCTGAATTTTAACTTGTAAATACAAAGAAATAGCATCTAGATCTATAAACAACTTGATATTGTTTTTTATCACCAAGATTGAGATAATAATTCAATTTCACATAGAAATTAAAATAGAAGCAATAACTAGTTTAATTATTCatgaatgaatttttttaattctttaTTCTTATGTGTACTTTTAATTTAAGGAtattgataaatttattttttttctttgagtAGATAATATTATTAGTGATTTAATttagaaattaataatttaatttataaattaagaaCTATTCATAAACATGTATACTTAAGAAAAGAGAGAACGATATATTTGCAAGGGGAGATCCATTAATATTTGAAGTTACCAAGTTAAAAGCCTTTTTTTTGGGGATCAATTGAGATTCCATTAAATTggcaattatttaatttaactgTACTTATTTTCATTGTTATAATTAATATACTTTCAAATCTTGTTCACcacttgaaataatttaattttcctCTATAAATCATGCATTTCATATTCCCATGTTTTACGTAATTGGATCTCTGCCTTATTTCCTCCAAATGTCAAAATTAACAGTGTCAAATGGGTAAAGCATCAAcgttgataaataataaaaatattaagaagTTAGTTATATTTTATAAGACTGAACACTTGTCgcattataaaaaattatagctATAAGTAAAGATGTAACTCGAAACTTTTAAAACGTATAACAACTCAAAAATCACATGTTGATTGCTTCCTAATGATCCATAATCATTTTCTTTCCAATAATTACACTCATTTCAATCTATATGGTTGTTTTATAAATAGCTATAATTAATGGTAatgatataatttaaataaattaaatcgaaaaACAAATTTCACGTGTTAATTAATATCTCCTAATATGGTCAATCATTGCtccaaacattttttttaaaattcccgatttaaaagaaaaaggaatataaatcattttttgaTACTTTTTTCGGTGTGTTTAAACTATTCGTCTCGATCCTCATATTATCATTggcccttttttttttttttaattggagtagtttgtatttttattttattttgtaatgATATAGTTATCAAGTAAATCATTAGActacattttcttgaatttattcaatGTAATATTTTGtacttttaatcataaaatgaaCTTTTTTACTGTTTACTGCATCATCTATGCTTAAAGTTTGAATCTAATTCGATGTGTTTGTGCTAGTGCATCATATATTGCACATAGTTTAGAATTTGGTccgtaaattttctttttttatcctctaaattttcaaaatttctgaTATGTTTCGTGACGTGCCTCTTTAGCACTCCaaaaaaataaactaaaaacaaaaaaatatacatgACTAAGACTCGATTTTGATAATTAGTCGGAGGACGAAAACAGAAGAGCTTAAGAAATTTGGTGTCCACGTAAACCTAATTCCTCGGACACTTGACAAGAGCTCAAGAATCTAATTACTTTAGTTATCATATACTACACAGCCCATCATAtttgttgaataatttgagTTTTAAAGTACCAGGATGCCAACATTAATTGCGCTATGCAAAATTTCTTTTGAGTTTTCTTGGTACAAATTAATTGAAAGccaatgaatttaataaataaataagcaatcaaatgtattttttttttatttaccaATCATGTCAcattttaaagtatttaaaaattaaaaaacccatCAGTAATTCTCCTCAAGTGTCAAAATGACACTACCAATTCATTTTAATTTTCCTTTTGAAGTTTGAGAAATGACAAACATGGTGTATCCGTTTTCAAtagaaaatttataattttgattttgtatatttatctttttaatttattgtcaaatttcactctTAAACTGtcatatttgtttttattttgctttttcaaattttagtttttttatgaCACGAAGTTGACGCTGCCCGCTGACGTCTCACTACAATAATAAATGGCTATTGTGACACTTTTTGGTagacattttaattaaatgttgttacaaatacttaataatgacacttgtaaaaaattaataatgtgtaaaataaaaaatatattaaattagtTATCCcaacatttttaattgatgtcattttttatacGAAGAGAAACAATTATTTTCCCACAtcgtaaaaaatcattaaaaaactaaaaattgtcactataaataaatGTGAGAATATTTGTGTTGGATAAATATTAGAGGAGGAAAAATAATTgtttccctccatataaaaaatacatcaattaaaaatgtcaggataactaatctaatatgtttttttattcccacatttattttatctatttttccctcctcctatatttatccaacccaaatattctcacatttgttattgtcactataaataacatacacgacacttttagttgtcattataaatgattttaacaatcatataaatttgtcattattaGTATAATAATAAGGCATGCATAAATGTATTTAAAACATGAGTTTttcctgacatttaaaattgtcattatatgaataattagtaacacgtatgaagttgtcattaacatcttataatgacatttaaaaatgtcaggaagtttaagacgacattgTAATAGAGGGCATTTGTTGGAGgtgtcactaaaacttaaatgtcactaaatattgaatatgatgacatttaaGAATGTCACCATAAGTATTTATTCTTGTAGTGTCTATAGTGTACAATCAGCACTGAAAAAATGTCTAAAATTaccaaatttgaaaaataatatttttacaaatgacaagttagataatcaattttctaCTTGAGGACTGTGACTTataatcataataatttcaCACAGATGGCATCTGCTCCGGAGATATTTATAATctttcaaaaattataaatacaatatcagtttAATTTGTAAGTTATCAGTCTTTTTCGTCAAGGAAGACTTATATATATAGTTTCGTGTGTGTgggtctatatatatatatatatatatatatataggtaaaaacttgtgtgagacggtttcacgggtcgtattttctgagacagattttttatttaggtcatccataaaaaaaatattattttttatgctaagaatattactttttattgtgaatatcggtatgattgaccgtctcacagataaagattcgtgagaccgtctcacaagagacatactcatatatatatatatatatgatagaAGGTCATCACACGCATGttcaatttaatattatttCGACAAATTTTAACTCAACTTCAAGCTATAATTTATAAGCAGTATTTGGTAACAAAACAACTGTTGTTTTCCCCTTTGATTCATGGTGATTATTGACTTCAcatgtttgattgattttgatTAATATAATCTGAGAAAAGCTGAACAATTATTGAGATATTTTCACCAAATTCTTgatttatatgttcatgaataattattccctctttgtttgtttgtttttaattgGCACTACTCATTTGAAGGTAAAATTGTGAattaagatatatatatttcttatttTTCCCTGTTAATCTCATATTATGGACTTCAGAGGTGATAGATCAAGGATTGTGATGAGATACGGAATTTTGGCCGTTCAATTTGTCAAAATTTGGTCTTCACAAAAGACTTATATTCTCACATTCACTCCTTTTTTCGCATTAGTCTTGCGACAAATATATCAACAATATCTAATGTTATGACGATACTCTGCCAAAAAAATGGCTATATTAAGTGTATAATAAACCAATTTATTGTGCTGATAGTCTAATAACgaatttcaaataaatatattataaaaatattatttagccCAATTCAAGGGACGGATTTTGCTTATATGTATGTAAATTTAGTTATTGTCGTTTCGAATAATGCATCATTTTATGTTGCTATTATTGAATCATGTTTGAGTTTAATAAGTATTTGACACCAATTAATATAacagtaggtctcttgtaaaaCCATCTCACATACTTATATTCATGATATGGGGTCGAACCGACTCATATCTAAGATGaacattaatatttttaacataaaaaataatatttttttatgaattgaatcgggttgaaatttttttttttacaaattggCCGTGAGGTACACTCACAATAGTTTTTGTGTTAATGTAAATTAAGATTTTCTTGATCACTCAGTGTATTTTATGTTGAAACATATAGATGATCAAAAAAAGTGAACATAATTTGAATATAAAAGTATTCAAATGATTTTCTAAGACGGTAATTtccaatttttaatattttaacgtTAACATATTAATTGTATATATAGATATGGGTAATTCTATACAAAAAACTAACTTCAAATATGCTCCATAAGATGTACCAAATGAAATACCAAAATTTGtgcttaaaaataaattaattttaaattaaaaaaactaattattatttaaaaattaataaaaataccaGTGATTTTTCAAGCACAAAAGCATCCCCTCGCCGACTCAGTAAAAATTGTTGAATTAGCTTCTAGAAATTGAACTGTTACATAACCAGGCTTTTCGAGATATCTAGTcatattttgttttcttctttctttcggtAAAATTACGTTTTGTGTGattgaatttaaaaatatcatcgGAATAAAATTGTAGGAACGTTGTTTTTTACATTCTTTATGCTTGAATATTTGCAATTTTAGTTTATTAAAATTGAGTTTTAGTCATATGTCTTTCTGTTAAGATCGCTGGTGGTGCTTTAAAAGGGGTGAGTAAAGCACTACgtattttgaatttattttcttcaGGAGACCTCCAGTGATATTAATAGCAGAAATCTGATTTCGATCTTTAAATGTCAGTAAGCAATTGAGAAATGTGGAATGAGTCTACTGAACTTTGTCAACAATAATAGAAGTAATATGGAAGTTCGAAAGATAAGGATTTCTActctttttattttgtttccagaaggtattcactaaaagactatGATATTTACATCTTATGTAAAACACTCTTCAGTAGGACTTAACACtgcctattgaaactcttagtattaacTTCTTTACAACCTACACACTGACTTCTGATCAGAAATTTTATTATGTACAATAATGAGATACATAGAACTAGTAGAAGATAGCACGAGATGATATCTTTGaagatttgataaaatttgtaTGAGTGTGCTTCTGAATAATAAGATATGTTCACGTTGAgtgtgtttttcttttattttttttacttgcTGAAATATGTTATGACTTTATATAGGTGATATCCAAACATTCGGATCTGAATGACTATAAATTGGTAATATTAAGATCATTAATGCACTTGTCCAATTTGTCAAATATAATTGTCCTACTACAAAAGCAGAAAGCAACATTAATTGCTTGACAATGTCTGTCAAATCAATCAGAAGGTATCCACTTTAATTAGAATGTTGAACATTTTCCGAAAGTTCTTTCTgtttgattttatgcatgaataAGTACGAGGATGTAATCAATGCCCATAAATGACTGCTGTCAAGATTCAGTAGTATGCGGATGTTCGGTAATTGCTTGTCTTTTAAATTTGGTATTCTCTGAACGCTTAGCAGATTATCGGTTACTGGCTACTGAATTTTTTCGGATGGTTGAATTTAATAATCTTGAGTTAATTACGGTTAACTGATCATCACCAAAACTTAAATTTTCCCACACTTACGtttgtaattttgatattttatattgtaattttagtcattttggTGTGAGCTAAAGTGCTTACATGACACTTGACACATGAGTGTCATGTCAGCATCACTTCGACGGCACTTGAAAAAATAAGTAAAATGACAAAAATAACAAAGATAACGAATTAGAACTGAGTTTTGacaatataaattattaaaatcacaatcacaaataaacaaatATCTAGGACGAAATTTACGACTTTTCTCGTTATTTCTTATGATCTCTAAAATCATCTTCGCCTCCCAAACCTCACCCTACTTATCTCAAGTGGCAATGTGTTTTTATTTCCCAAAAAATCCTAATAATGTACCTCCAAATATCCTAATCAACGTAACTTGACTAAACGGCCACCCACCCCCACCCTTACCCAATCATTACTGTTACCACAGTGTCTCCCCCTTTTCTAGGGAAAAATCATCCAATCCCTTCACGTGTCTGCACATAAGAACTAAGCAATAAAGCTTAACAAACATCATAGAAATGACCAACTTTTTCTAGGACTGATCAAACATAAATTTACCCAAAAACTATATTAATTATCTTCTTCCATACCTTAAACCACCAATATTTTCTCCTCCAATTTCTTGAAATTCTATTAAACTTCATGATCAAGAACATTACACTACATTTTCTTTAACCCTAGAGGCACAGACAAGCATACATACCGAGAAATGAAGTCATCGACCCCAGAAATTATCAATTTCACCATCACCACCGACACGGCCGCCGCACAAGCCTCCGGTAGCTTAACCTCCGCCTCCCCCTCGTCCGCCTCTGCCACATCCCCGACGACCACAAGCCGATACGAGAACCAAAAGCGCCGAGACTGGAACACCTTCGGCCAGTACCTCCGCAACCACCGTCCCCCACTCTCACTCGCTCGTTGCAGCGGCGCCCACGTCCTCGAATTCCTCCGGTACCTGGATCAGTTCGGAAAAACGAAGGTCCACACCCCGATCTGTCCCTTTTACGGGCACCCGAACCCGCCGGCCCCTTGCCCATGCCCGCTGCGCCAGGCCTGGGGCAGCCTCGATGCTCTCATAGGTCGCCTGCGGGCAGCTTACGAGGAGAATGGAGGCAAGCCCGAAGCAAACCCTTTTGGAGCTCGGGCAGTCAGGCTTTATTTACGCGAAGTTCGTGATTCACAGGCCAAGGCAAGAGGGATTAGTTATgaaaagaagaagagaaagaaGCCGCCGCCCTCTGCTACCGGTGGCTCTTCCTCCATGCCACCGCCGAGTCAATGTTAGTACGATGGACATGCAatatattacatatatatatataggataTCTGCCACCAGCTCAGCTA encodes:
- the LOC142545018 gene encoding protein LIGHT-DEPENDENT SHORT HYPOCOTYLS 4-like, with product MKSSTPEIINFTITTDTAAAQASGSLTSASPSSASATSPTTTSRYENQKRRDWNTFGQYLRNHRPPLSLARCSGAHVLEFLRYLDQFGKTKVHTPICPFYGHPNPPAPCPCPLRQAWGSLDALIGRLRAAYEENGGKPEANPFGARAVRLYLREVRDSQAKARGISYEKKKRKKPPPSATGGSSSMPPPSQC